A section of the Deltaproteobacteria bacterium genome encodes:
- a CDS encoding amidohydrolase, translated as MAIASDLIISSDSHVMEPVDLWKKGVSAKYRDTAPEFPPHQVGEGFQQHAGGWDAKARMKEMEADGLSAEVLYPTLGLDLFGLDDAGLQEECFRAYNDWLIDYCSTDPTRLIGIPSIAVYNIDNGVKELDRCRKKGLKGAIIWQAPHKDLPFTSNHYEKFWSACEDLDAPLSLHILTGHSYNKDKNRKGIERYRGSVNLKLMDIANGLFDLVFSGVLERHPKLKIVSVENESGWMPWMFQQWDYYYNRFKKENPPAFSKNPSAFIKDQIYACFFNDHVCGENLKFWGQDNIMWSNDFPHPNSTWPNSIKIIERDLGHLPAETQRKVVCDNVCRLYDIDAAKLPRLKKAA; from the coding sequence ATGGCCATAGCAAGCGATTTGATTATTTCCTCGGACTCTCACGTGATGGAACCGGTGGACCTTTGGAAGAAGGGCGTGTCGGCGAAATATCGCGACACAGCACCGGAATTTCCGCCGCACCAAGTCGGCGAAGGCTTCCAGCAGCACGCCGGCGGCTGGGACGCCAAGGCGCGTATGAAAGAAATGGAAGCCGACGGGCTCAGCGCCGAGGTGCTCTATCCAACCTTGGGTTTGGATCTTTTCGGCCTTGACGACGCCGGTCTGCAGGAAGAATGCTTTCGCGCGTACAACGATTGGCTGATTGACTATTGCAGCACGGACCCGACGCGGCTCATCGGCATTCCCTCCATCGCGGTCTACAACATCGACAATGGCGTCAAGGAGCTCGACCGCTGCCGCAAAAAAGGTTTGAAAGGCGCGATCATTTGGCAAGCACCCCACAAAGATCTGCCGTTCACTTCCAATCATTACGAAAAATTCTGGTCCGCCTGTGAAGATTTGGATGCGCCGCTGAGCCTGCATATCTTGACCGGCCACAGCTACAACAAAGACAAGAACCGCAAGGGCATCGAGCGTTATCGTGGCAGCGTCAATCTGAAATTGATGGACATCGCCAACGGCTTGTTCGACCTGGTCTTCTCCGGCGTGCTGGAGCGCCACCCTAAGCTAAAAATCGTTTCGGTGGAAAACGAATCCGGCTGGATGCCGTGGATGTTTCAGCAGTGGGACTATTATTACAATCGTTTCAAGAAAGAGAATCCGCCGGCTTTCTCGAAAAACCCCAGCGCTTTCATCAAGGATCAAATCTACGCCTGCTTTTTTAACGACCACGTCTGTGGCGAAAACTTAAAGTTCTGGGGCCAAGACAACATCATGTGGTCCAATGATTTTCCCCATCCGAATTCCACCTGGCCCAACTCGATCAAGATCATCGAGCGCGACTTGGGTCATCTACCGGCAGAAACCCAGCGCAAAGTCGTCTGCGACAACGTTTGCCGGCTCTACGACATCGATGCCGCCAAGCTGCCGCGCCTAAAGAAAGCAGCGTAA
- a CDS encoding class I SAM-dependent methyltransferase, producing MATRLTHAQLAQITARTVGHYDARAERFWADTRDHDVSQNRQALLEQIHGTPPYKILDFGCGPGRDLKIFRALGHEPIGLEGAAEFVKLAQQYSGCEVWQQDFLQLHLPKDFFDGIFANASLFHAPSQELPRVLRELWHSLKTDGVLFSSNPRGDNQEGWNGERYGSYHDWPRWRELVIEAGFQEIRHYYRPDGLPREQQPWLASLWRKA from the coding sequence ATGGCCACCCGCTTAACCCACGCACAGTTGGCGCAGATTACCGCTCGCACCGTCGGCCACTACGACGCCCGCGCCGAACGCTTCTGGGCCGACACCCGCGACCACGACGTCAGCCAAAACCGCCAAGCGCTGCTCGAACAAATCCACGGCACTCCGCCGTATAAAATTCTCGATTTCGGCTGCGGCCCCGGACGCGATTTGAAAATCTTTCGCGCCCTGGGACATGAACCCATCGGCCTCGAAGGCGCGGCAGAGTTCGTCAAGCTGGCGCAACAATACAGCGGCTGCGAAGTTTGGCAGCAGGATTTTCTGCAACTTCATTTGCCGAAAGATTTTTTCGACGGCATCTTCGCCAACGCATCGCTGTTCCACGCGCCGAGCCAGGAGCTGCCGCGGGTGCTGCGCGAGCTGTGGCACTCGCTAAAAACTGACGGCGTGTTGTTCAGCTCCAATCCGCGCGGCGACAACCAAGAAGGTTGGAACGGCGAGCGCTACGGCAGCTACCACGACTGGCCGCGCTGGCGCGAGCTGGTCATCGAAGCGGGCTTCCAGGAAATTCGTCATTACTATCGCCCCGATGGCCTGCCACGAGAGCAACAACCCTGGCTCGCCTCACTCTGGCGCAAAGCCTAA